AGAAGCAGGCATGGGAAGACTAGGGCAATTTTTTTTAAGACTTTCATGTAATTAAGGTTCTTGTGCAAAGTTTGATGACCATTGTTTGCAGTTAGTGACTATAGGTTAGTCGAGCTCAGGAAAAAAATGTTGCACGATTAATAATAAAAGCGATTACCAATTGGCACAAAAGTCTTTTTATAAGTAAAAGCAAGTCTCTACCCGATATGAGTTGCAGTTGGTCAAAATTAAGAGTAGATAAGATGTATGGTCTATATTTATTCTAAAAAAAATCTTTATTAAAAAAATCAAAACAAATATAGTATATTTATGTTCTAAATAAAGTGTATGAAATATCAACTTTTAAAAGAAATCATTGTATTAGTAGAGGAGTTTGAACAGGAGAACGTAGATGGAATCTACAGTACCGACGCGGATGGATTTAAACGTTGGGTAGTGGCAAAAGAAACCGATGTTCTGGTCGAACCTGAATGGGACGGTAAGGAAAATGGGCGTAGTCCAGAGAGTGTGATCAGCACATTAATAGTGCATATGAATAGGTTTGCAAAAAGTTATTCAAAGGCAGCTATTTGGGAATCTGATTTTTCTACACAAGAGGAGTTTATATACCTTATAACCTTAAGGTCGTTTGGCGAGATGACAAAAATGGAATTGATCAGGCGGAATATTCATGAAAAGCCAGCCGGCATGGCGATTATAAATCGTTTGATCAAACAAGGATGGATCGGTCAGCAAGATTCAGAGCAAGACCGACGAAGTAAGGTGCTTTATATCACAGAAAATGGCTTATCGGCGTTGGATCGACAAATGGGAAAAATACGTCATGCCACTCAGATTGTTTCAGGTGATTTGACCTACAATGAAAAAATAACACTGATAAGTCTATTGGATAAATTGAGCAAATTTCATCAATTAATCTATGATAGAAATATTGCACCTGATAAATTGCTGGAACAAGTGAAGTTATAATTCAGTCCGAAGTGTAATAGGAATAGCTGGCTTTTTGTTGTCTTTTACACTTTTTGAAAAAGTCGCCTCCGAAATCTGATGATTAATAGGCAGATCAAATTATGGATATAATAAGATACTTTAATGCACACATTGTCCATTGCGGTAATGGAAGGTCCATCTGGATGTTGCCCTTGCATAGGGAGTTAAAATAAACAAAAATGAAAAAGAAGGTAGCAGTTATTGGTGCAGGTTTTTCGGGTCTTTCAGCGGCGGCCTATCTTGCGCAGGCAGGATACGATGTGCATGTTTTTGAGAAACATACGCAGCCCGGTGGAAGGGCGAGACAGTTTAGTACGACAGAAGGATTTAGATTTGATATGGGACCGAGCTGGTACTGGATGCCTGACATCATTGAATCATTTTTTTCAGATTTTGGGTGTTGTACTGCTGATTTTTTTGAACTTGTATCACTCAATCCTCAATTTGAAATGATATTTAACTCTGGACAGATTCGTGTACCTGAATCCTATCAGGAGTTAAAACAATTATTTGAACAGATCGAACCTGGGGCTGGTACGCAGTTGGATAGCTTTATGGAAGCTGCAAAATTTAAGTATGAAGTGGGCATGCGGGATTTTGTGAATAAACCCTGTCACAATTGGGGCGAATTTCTCTCTCCAAAAATTGCACTTAGTGCTTTTAAGCTAGATTTGCTTTCTAATTTTAGATCCTATGTTGCCAAATATTTTAAGGACCAAAGATTGCGGACATTGATGGAATTCCCCGTTATATTTTTGGGCGCTTCACCCAAGGATATTCCGGCA
The DNA window shown above is from Sphingobacterium thalpophilum and carries:
- a CDS encoding MarR family winged helix-turn-helix transcriptional regulator, with protein sequence MKYQLLKEIIVLVEEFEQENVDGIYSTDADGFKRWVVAKETDVLVEPEWDGKENGRSPESVISTLIVHMNRFAKSYSKAAIWESDFSTQEEFIYLITLRSFGEMTKMELIRRNIHEKPAGMAIINRLIKQGWIGQQDSEQDRRSKVLYITENGLSALDRQMGKIRHATQIVSGDLTYNEKITLISLLDKLSKFHQLIYDRNIAPDKLLEQVKL